The Agrobacterium vitis genome has a segment encoding these proteins:
- a CDS encoding MotE family protein: MRSTASLANYAASRYSGLGALALACAVLAVSALPGSAQQAAPARAANSGSTGTTSADDIQRFCTNIADPARDQRYLLQKQDLEKLQSDVNDRIAVLEARKSEYQDWLARRNDFLQKAEAGLTDVYKNMKPDAAAPQLEKVNPLLAAAIIMRLPAKQSSLILSEMDPEKAALVAGIMSNAADPNTSKEPT, from the coding sequence ATGAGATCAACAGCCTCCCTCGCAAACTATGCCGCTTCAAGATATTCTGGTCTTGGCGCTCTGGCCCTGGCCTGCGCTGTTCTTGCTGTTTCGGCCCTGCCGGGCAGCGCCCAGCAGGCGGCCCCGGCGCGTGCCGCCAATAGCGGCTCCACCGGCACGACCAGCGCCGATGACATCCAGCGCTTTTGCACCAACATTGCCGATCCGGCCCGCGACCAGCGGTATCTGCTGCAAAAGCAGGATCTGGAAAAACTGCAATCGGATGTCAATGACCGCATTGCCGTGCTTGAAGCGCGAAAGAGCGAATATCAGGATTGGCTGGCGCGGCGAAACGACTTTCTGCAAAAGGCGGAAGCCGGCTTGACCGATGTCTACAAGAATATGAAGCCCGATGCCGCTGCCCCGCAGCTGGAGAAGGTCAATCCTCTCTTGGCCGCAGCGATCATCATGAGGCTTCCGGCCAAGCAATCCAGTTTGATTCTCAGCGAGATGGACCCCGAAAAAGCCGCGCTCGTCGCCGGCATCATGTCCAATGCCGCTGATCCCAATACCTCGAAGGAACCCACATGA
- a CDS encoding flagellin N-terminal helical domain-containing protein: MTSLMTNTAAISALSTLRSISDDMNSTQNRVSSGYKVENASDNAAYWSIATTMRSDNKALGAVEDAIGLGAAKTDTAYTGMESAIDVVTDIKAKLVAAREPGVDKEKINKELTELKNQLGSVAKSASFNGENWLYDNSDTTGTTQEMVGSFVRGSDGNVSIKTISFDTTNSILINDEAAAGGLLTKDTVATYAYGTTTTTASYYLISSVAGDATSSEVTLTSSTTDDEIDGMVASVDKMLSNMTDAASTIGATTSRLKLQDSFIKDLSDTIDTGVGRLVDADMNEESTKLKALQTQQQLGIQSLSIANSNSESILSLFK; the protein is encoded by the coding sequence ATGACGAGCTTGATGACAAATACCGCTGCAATTTCAGCACTTTCGACCCTGCGGTCGATTTCCGACGATATGAATTCGACACAGAACAGGGTTTCGTCCGGCTACAAGGTTGAGAATGCATCCGATAATGCGGCCTATTGGTCGATTGCCACGACGATGCGCTCGGACAACAAAGCGCTCGGTGCCGTTGAGGACGCCATCGGCCTTGGTGCAGCCAAGACGGATACGGCCTACACCGGCATGGAATCGGCGATCGATGTGGTTACCGACATCAAGGCCAAGCTGGTTGCCGCGCGCGAACCGGGCGTGGACAAGGAAAAGATCAACAAGGAATTGACCGAGCTGAAGAACCAACTGGGTTCTGTTGCCAAGTCCGCGTCGTTCAATGGCGAGAACTGGCTGTATGACAACAGCGATACCACTGGTACGACCCAGGAAATGGTCGGCTCTTTCGTTCGTGGTTCCGACGGCAACGTGTCGATCAAGACGATCTCCTTTGATACGACCAATTCGATCCTGATCAATGACGAGGCGGCTGCTGGTGGTCTGCTGACCAAGGATACCGTTGCGACTTACGCCTATGGTACAACGACGACAACCGCTTCCTATTACCTGATTTCCTCGGTTGCAGGGGATGCGACCAGCAGCGAAGTGACGCTGACCTCGTCCACCACGGACGATGAGATTGACGGCATGGTCGCCTCGGTCGACAAGATGCTGTCCAACATGACCGATGCTGCCTCCACCATCGGTGCGACGACCTCGCGTCTGAAGTTGCAGGATAGCTTCATCAAGGACCTGAGCGACACGATCGACACAGGTGTGGGCCGTCTGGTAGATGCGGACATGAACGAGGAATCGACCAAGCTGAAGGCGTTGCAGACGCAGCAGCAGCTGGGCATTCAGTCCCTGTCGATTGCCAACTCCAATTCCGAAAGCATTTTGTCGCTGTTCAAATAA
- a CDS encoding flagellin N-terminal helical domain-containing protein has product MTSIMTNTAAISALSTLRSISSDMETTQSRISSGYKVESASDNAAYWSIATTMRSDNKALAAVQDAIGLGAAKTDTAYTGMESAISVVSDIKAKLVAAREPGVDKEKINKELAELKNQLGSVAKSASFNGENWLYDNSDTTGTTQEMVGSFVRGSDGNVSIKTISFDTTSSILINDEAAAGGLLTKDTVATYAYGTTTTTASYYLISSVAGDATSSEVTLTSSTTDDEIDGMVASVDKMLTSMTDAASTIGATTSRLKLQDSFIKDLSDTIDTGVGRLVDADMNEESTKLKALQTQQQLGIQSLSIANSSSENVMSLFR; this is encoded by the coding sequence ATGACGAGTATTATGACGAACACTGCTGCGATTTCAGCACTTTCCACGCTGCGGTCGATCAGCTCCGATATGGAGACCACCCAGAGCCGGATTTCGTCTGGTTACAAGGTCGAGAGCGCGTCGGACAATGCGGCCTATTGGTCGATTGCCACGACGATGCGCTCCGACAACAAGGCTCTTGCCGCCGTGCAGGATGCCATCGGCCTTGGTGCTGCCAAGACGGATACGGCCTATACCGGCATGGAATCGGCGATCAGTGTCGTCTCCGATATCAAGGCCAAGCTGGTTGCCGCGCGCGAACCGGGTGTGGACAAGGAAAAGATCAACAAGGAACTCGCTGAACTGAAGAACCAGCTGGGTTCTGTTGCCAAGTCCGCGTCGTTCAATGGCGAGAACTGGCTGTATGACAACAGCGATACCACTGGTACGACCCAGGAAATGGTCGGCTCTTTCGTTCGTGGTTCCGACGGCAACGTGTCGATCAAGACTATCTCCTTTGATACGACCAGCTCGATCCTGATCAATGACGAGGCGGCTGCTGGTGGTCTGCTGACCAAGGATACCGTTGCGACTTACGCCTATGGTACAACGACGACAACCGCTTCCTATTACCTGATTTCCTCGGTTGCAGGGGATGCGACCAGCAGCGAAGTGACGCTGACCTCGTCCACCACGGACGATGAGATTGACGGCATGGTCGCCTCGGTCGACAAGATGCTGACCAGCATGACCGATGCTGCCTCCACCATCGGTGCGACGACCTCGCGTCTGAAGTTGCAGGATAGCTTCATCAAGGACCTGAGCGATACGATCGACACAGGTGTGGGCCGTCTGGTGGATGCGGACATGAACGAGGAATCGACCAAGCTGAAGGCGTTGCAGACACAGCAGCAGCTGGGTATCCAGTCTCTGTCGATCGCCAACTCCAGCTCCGAAAACGTTATGTCGCTGTTCCGCTAG
- the fliP gene encoding flagellar type III secretion system pore protein FliP (The bacterial flagellar biogenesis protein FliP forms a type III secretion system (T3SS)-type pore required for flagellar assembly.), which yields MIRTLILIAAMIAAPELAQAQQLPSNFLTAPVDGSVAAWIIRTFGLLTVLSVAPGILIMVTSFPRFVIAFSILRSGMGLSSTPSNMILTSLALFMTFYVMTPVMDQAWRDGVRPLLDNQITEAEAVPRIAEPFRGFMSNNTREKDLRLFIDLANERGQTTVVEGKVDYRVLIPAFMLSEIRRGFEIGFLIILPFLVIDMIVSTITMAMGMMMLPPTSISLPFKILFFVLIDGWNLLVGSLVRSFS from the coding sequence ATGATTCGAACCCTTATCTTGATCGCCGCGATGATAGCGGCCCCGGAACTGGCCCAGGCTCAGCAGCTTCCGTCAAACTTCCTGACAGCGCCGGTCGACGGATCCGTCGCGGCCTGGATTATCCGCACATTCGGTCTGCTGACAGTTCTTTCGGTTGCTCCCGGCATCCTGATCATGGTGACGAGCTTTCCGCGCTTCGTGATCGCGTTTTCCATTCTGCGCTCCGGCATGGGTCTATCCAGCACGCCGTCCAACATGATCCTGACCAGTCTTGCCCTGTTCATGACCTTTTATGTCATGACACCGGTCATGGATCAGGCCTGGCGTGACGGTGTGCGCCCGCTTCTGGACAACCAGATCACCGAGGCCGAGGCCGTGCCAAGGATTGCCGAGCCTTTCCGGGGCTTCATGTCCAACAATACCCGCGAGAAAGACCTCCGGCTGTTCATCGATCTGGCCAATGAGCGCGGGCAGACGACGGTCGTTGAAGGCAAGGTCGATTACCGGGTATTGATTCCGGCTTTCATGCTGTCAGAGATCCGGCGCGGTTTTGAAATCGGCTTCCTGATCATCCTGCCTTTTCTGGTCATCGACATGATCGTCTCGACCATCACCATGGCCATGGGCATGATGATGTTGCCGCCGACGTCGATTTCCCTGCCGTTCAAGATCCTGTTCTTCGTGCTCATCGATGGCTGGAACCTTCTGGTCGGCAGTTTGGTGCGCTCTTTTTCCTGA
- a CDS encoding flagellin N-terminal helical domain-containing protein, with the protein MTSIMTNNSAISALSTLRSISSQMETTQSAISSGYKVKDASDNAAYWSIATTMRSDNKAMSAVQDALGVGAAKTDTAYTGMEAAIDVVSDIKAKLVAAREPGVDKDKINKELTELKNQLGSVAKSASFNGENWLYDNSDTTGTTQEMVGSFVRGSDGNVSIKTISFDTTNSMLINDEAAAGGLLTKDTVATYAYGTTTTTASYYLISSVAGDATSSEVTLTSTTSDDEIDGMVASVDKMLSSMTDAAATIGATKSRIESQSSFAKDLSDTIDVGIGKLVDADMNEESTKLKALQTQQQLGIQALSIANSSTENVLSLFR; encoded by the coding sequence ATGACAAGCATCATGACCAACAATTCGGCCATTTCGGCACTTTCCACGCTGCGCTCGATCAGCTCGCAGATGGAAACCACGCAGAGCGCCATTTCTTCAGGCTACAAGGTCAAGGACGCATCCGATAATGCGGCCTATTGGTCGATTGCCACGACCATGCGCTCCGATAACAAGGCGATGTCTGCCGTGCAGGACGCACTCGGCGTCGGCGCTGCCAAGACGGATACGGCCTATACCGGCATGGAAGCCGCTATCGATGTCGTCTCCGACATCAAGGCCAAGCTGGTTGCCGCCCGTGAACCAGGCGTGGACAAGGACAAGATCAACAAGGAACTGACCGAGCTGAAGAACCAGCTGGGTTCTGTTGCCAAGTCCGCGTCGTTCAATGGCGAGAACTGGCTGTATGACAACAGCGATACCACTGGTACGACCCAGGAAATGGTGGGCTCTTTCGTTCGTGGTTCCGATGGCAACGTGTCGATCAAGACGATCTCCTTTGATACGACCAACTCGATGCTGATCAATGACGAGGCGGCTGCTGGTGGTCTGCTGACCAAGGATACCGTTGCGACTTACGCCTATGGTACAACGACGACAACCGCTTCCTATTACCTGATTTCCTCGGTTGCAGGGGATGCGACCAGCAGCGAAGTGACGCTCACCTCAACGACCAGCGACGACGAGATTGACGGCATGGTTGCCTCGGTCGACAAGATGTTGTCCAGCATGACGGATGCGGCTGCCACCATCGGTGCGACCAAGAGCCGGATCGAATCTCAGTCCAGCTTTGCGAAAGACCTCAGCGATACGATCGATGTCGGCATCGGCAAGCTCGTGGATGCGGACATGAATGAGGAATCGACCAAGCTGAAGGCGTTGCAGACGCAGCAGCAGCTGGGCATCCAGGCGCTGTCAATCGCCAATTCCAGCACAGAGAATGTTTTGTCGTTGTTCCGTTAA
- the flgH gene encoding flagellar basal body L-ring protein FlgH — protein sequence MIKRSAVVLMAVILTGCGNKTLEEVGNAPAMSPVGSGLRYNQAPQLASYPKQTKAVSNGYSLWNDSQAALFKDSRAINVGDLLTVNISIADKAKFKNDTSRSRKNSTSLTWSTVINLFGITPPDSSGDMSTDSNSSSDGKGSVDRSETLTLMVAAVVTSILENGNLLISGSQEVRVNHEVRILNVAGIVRPQDVDAKNTISYEKIAEARISYGGKGRLTEVQQPPVGQQVVDMFSPF from the coding sequence ATGATAAAGCGTAGCGCTGTGGTTCTCATGGCCGTTATCCTCACCGGCTGTGGGAACAAGACATTGGAAGAAGTCGGCAATGCTCCGGCCATGAGCCCGGTGGGCAGCGGCTTGCGTTACAATCAGGCGCCGCAGCTTGCCAGCTATCCGAAGCAGACCAAGGCTGTCAGCAACGGCTACTCCCTCTGGAATGACAGCCAGGCGGCGCTTTTCAAGGATTCGCGCGCCATCAATGTCGGGGATCTGCTGACGGTCAATATCTCGATTGCCGACAAGGCGAAGTTCAAGAACGACACATCACGCAGCCGCAAGAACTCGACATCGTTGACATGGTCGACGGTGATCAACCTGTTCGGCATCACACCGCCAGATTCGTCCGGCGACATGAGCACCGATTCGAATTCGAGTTCCGATGGCAAGGGATCGGTCGATCGGTCTGAAACGCTGACCTTGATGGTGGCGGCTGTGGTGACCAGCATTCTTGAAAACGGCAATCTGCTAATCAGCGGTTCGCAGGAAGTGCGCGTCAACCATGAAGTCCGCATTCTGAATGTCGCGGGTATCGTGCGCCCGCAGGATGTCGATGCCAAGAACACCATTTCCTATGAGAAGATCGCAGAGGCCCGCATTTCTTACGGCGGCAAGGGACGTTTGACGGAGGTGCAGCAGCCGCCGGTTGGCCAGCAGGTCGTCGACATGTTCTCCCCATTCTGA
- a CDS encoding flagellin N-terminal helical domain-containing protein — translation MTSIMTNNAAISALSTLRSISSDMETTQSRISSGYKVESASDNAAYWSIATTMRSDNKALGAVEDAIGLGAAKTDTAYTGLESAISVVSDIKAKLVAAREPGVDKDKINKELTELKNQLGSVAKSASFNGENWLYDNSDTTGTTQEMVGSFVRGSDGNVSIKTISFDTTNSMLINDEAAAGGLLTKDTVATYAYGTTTTTASYYLISSVAGDATSSEVTLTSTTSDDEIDGMVASVDKMLSSMTDAAATIGATTSRLKLQDSFIKDLSDTIDTGVGRLVDADMNEESTKLKALQTQQQLGIQSLSIANSSSENVLSLFR, via the coding sequence ATGACGAGTATTATGACGAACAATGCTGCGATTTCAGCACTTTCCACGCTGCGGTCGATCAGCTCCGATATGGAGACCACCCAGAGCCGGATTTCGTCCGGTTACAAGGTCGAGAGCGCGTCGGACAATGCGGCCTATTGGTCGATTGCCACGACGATGCGCTCGGACAACAAGGCGCTCGGCGCTGTTGAGGACGCTATCGGCCTTGGTGCAGCCAAGACAGACACGGCCTATACCGGCTTGGAATCGGCGATCAGTGTCGTCTCCGATATCAAGGCCAAGCTGGTTGCCGCGCGCGAACCGGGCGTGGACAAGGACAAGATCAACAAGGAATTGACCGAGCTGAAGAACCAGCTGGGTTCTGTTGCCAAGTCCGCGTCGTTCAATGGCGAGAACTGGCTGTATGACAACAGCGATACCACTGGTACGACCCAGGAAATGGTCGGCTCTTTCGTTCGTGGTTCCGACGGCAACGTGTCGATCAAGACGATCTCCTTTGATACGACCAACTCGATGCTGATCAATGACGAGGCGGCTGCTGGTGGTCTGCTGACCAAGGATACCGTTGCGACTTACGCCTATGGTACAACGACGACAACCGCTTCCTATTACCTGATTTCCTCGGTTGCAGGGGATGCGACCAGCAGCGAAGTGACGCTCACCTCAACGACCAGCGACGACGAGATTGACGGCATGGTTGCCTCGGTCGACAAGATGTTGTCCAGCATGACGGATGCGGCTGCCACCATCGGTGCGACCACATCACGTCTGAAGTTGCAGGATAGCTTCATCAAGGACCTGAGCGATACGATCGACACGGGTGTGGGCCGTCTGGTAGATGCGGACATGAACGAGGAATCGACCAAGCTGAAGGCGTTGCAGACGCAGCAACAGCTGGGTATCCAGTCTCTGTCGATCGCCAACTCCAGCTCCGAAAACGTGCTGTCGCTGTTCCGTTAA
- a CDS encoding flagellar basal body-associated FliL family protein yields the protein MADAPALEGPSKKASPILLIAALAGLTVVGAGAGWLVGTMIAPKVKVAKEEQKAAEEAGGKKKEGEKEETGLPKLPAEANGIVQLDPVTTNLAYPSESWVRLEVALVFNGPVDAKLAEDIHQDLMAYMRTVSLQQIEGPRGFDYLKDDLRERVDVRSEGRVSKLLFRTFVIE from the coding sequence ATGGCAGATGCACCGGCGCTGGAAGGCCCTTCAAAAAAGGCTTCCCCCATTCTGCTCATTGCTGCACTTGCGGGACTGACCGTTGTCGGGGCGGGTGCCGGCTGGCTGGTCGGAACTATGATTGCGCCCAAGGTCAAGGTGGCGAAGGAAGAACAAAAGGCGGCTGAAGAGGCTGGGGGCAAAAAAAAAGAAGGCGAAAAAGAAGAGACCGGCTTGCCGAAATTGCCAGCAGAGGCCAATGGTATCGTCCAGCTTGATCCCGTCACCACCAACCTTGCCTATCCCTCTGAAAGCTGGGTCCGGCTGGAAGTGGCTCTGGTCTTTAACGGTCCGGTCGATGCAAAACTGGCCGAGGATATCCATCAGGATTTGATGGCCTATATGCGCACGGTATCCCTGCAACAGATCGAAGGCCCACGCGGTTTCGATTATTTGAAGGATGATCTGCGCGAGCGAGTTGACGTGCGGTCTGAAGGACGGGTATCGAAGCTTTTGTTTAGGACGTTTGTCATCGAATGA
- a CDS encoding flagellar basal body P-ring protein FlgI — MSIRVLLFSIFTGFLLAAAGPALAQGSRIKDVASLQAGRDNQLIGYGLVVGLQSTGDSLRSSPFTDQSMRAMLQNLGISTQGGQSSAKNVAAVMVTATLPPFGSPGSRIDATVSSLGDATSLRGGTLIMTSLSGADGQIYAVAQGSVVVSGFTAQGQAATVTEGVTTSGRVPNGAIIERELPSKFKDSVNLVLQLRNPDFSTSLGMARRINNYATATYGAPIAEARDSQEVVIQKPRTADLAQLMADIENLVVETDTPAKVVINERTGTIVIGADVRVSKVAVSYGTLTVQVNETPQVIQPQPFSSGTTATQPQTDISAQKTGDKVAIVDGPDLRTLVAGLNNIGVKPDGIIAILQGIKSAGALQAELVLQ, encoded by the coding sequence ATGAGTATCCGGGTTCTGCTTTTCTCGATTTTCACCGGCTTCCTTCTGGCGGCTGCCGGTCCTGCCTTGGCGCAGGGCTCGCGCATCAAGGATGTTGCCTCCCTCCAGGCCGGCCGTGATAACCAGTTGATCGGTTACGGTCTCGTCGTCGGTCTGCAAAGCACCGGCGACAGTCTTCGTTCCTCGCCTTTCACCGACCAGTCCATGCGCGCCATGCTCCAAAATCTGGGGATTTCCACCCAAGGCGGTCAGTCCTCGGCCAAGAATGTCGCTGCCGTCATGGTTACCGCCACCCTTCCGCCCTTCGGCAGTCCTGGCAGTCGTATCGATGCCACGGTCAGTTCATTGGGGGATGCCACGTCGCTGCGCGGCGGTACGCTGATCATGACCTCGCTTTCTGGCGCCGATGGGCAGATCTACGCGGTTGCCCAAGGGTCGGTGGTTGTTTCCGGCTTTACCGCTCAGGGTCAGGCAGCCACGGTGACCGAAGGCGTCACCACCTCCGGCCGTGTCCCGAACGGCGCGATCATCGAGCGCGAACTTCCGTCCAAATTCAAGGATTCGGTCAATCTCGTGCTGCAATTGCGCAATCCGGATTTTTCGACGTCGCTCGGCATGGCCCGGCGTATCAACAATTATGCCACCGCCACCTACGGCGCTCCGATTGCCGAGGCACGCGACAGCCAGGAAGTGGTGATCCAGAAACCGCGCACGGCGGATCTGGCCCAATTGATGGCCGATATCGAAAACCTTGTCGTGGAGACCGACACACCGGCCAAGGTGGTGATCAACGAGCGCACAGGAACCATCGTCATCGGCGCTGACGTGCGTGTCTCCAAGGTTGCTGTCAGCTACGGCACGCTAACGGTGCAGGTCAATGAGACCCCTCAGGTCATTCAACCGCAGCCCTTTTCCAGCGGCACGACGGCGACGCAGCCGCAGACGGATATTTCCGCGCAGAAAACCGGTGACAAGGTTGCCATCGTCGATGGACCCGACCTGCGCACGCTGGTGGCTGGCCTGAATAATATCGGCGTGAAGCCGGACGGTATCATCGCCATCCTGCAAGGCATCAAGTCGGCAGGGGCACTTCAAGCGGAGCTTGTCCTGCAATGA